One genomic window of Quercus lobata isolate SW786 chromosome 9, ValleyOak3.0 Primary Assembly, whole genome shotgun sequence includes the following:
- the LOC115962320 gene encoding cyclin-D2-1-like, producing the protein MAPSFDYAVSSLLCGEDNSIFDDNDYGVVVEEFEATWHHLGHRSRNQDRGFGGGGGGGGSDGVPLQSDECLALMVEKECQYLPGGDYLKKLLGGDLDLGARKQAVDWIGKVHAHFNFGPLCAYLAISYLDRFLSAYEFPKNKAWTMQLLAVACLSLAAKMEETEVPLSLDLQVGDAKFVFEARTIQRMELLVLSTLRWRMQAVTPFSFLDYFLYKINGDQFPLNTSILRSIQLILGTIKGIEFLEFRASEVAAAVAIIVTGETQTIDIEAAASGLIQHVEKERVLKCVNLISDLSLIGVSFKDTTASVPSVPQSPIGVLDAACLSYKSDGSCAKFSDNSPDSKRRKLNRNFEVEL; encoded by the exons ATGGCACCCAGTTTTGACTACGCGGTTTCAAGCCTTCTCTGTGGGGAGGACAATAGTATTTTCGATGATAACGATTATGGGGTTGTGGTGGAGGAGTTTGAGGCCACGTGGCATCATCTGGGTCATCGGAGCCGTAATCAAGACCGTGgctttggtggtggtggtggcggcggtgGTAGTGATGGGGTGCCATTGCAGAGTGATGAGTGTTTGGCTTTGATGGTTGAAAAGGAATGCCAGTATTTGCCTGGTGGTGATTACTTGAAAAAACTACTAGGCGGTGATTTGGACTTGGGGGCTAGAAAACAAGCTGTTGATTGGATTGGAAAG GTTCATGCCCATTTCAATTTTGGACCTCTATGTGCATATTTAGCTATAAGCTACTTGGATCGGTTCCTTTCTGCTTATGAATTTCCT AAGAACAAAGCTTGGACAATGCAATTGTTGGCCGTGGCATGTTTATCTCTTGCAGCCAAAATGGAAGAGACTGAAGTTCCTCTATCTCTAGATTTACAG GTGGGtgatgcaaaatttgtgtttgaaGCAAGAACAATACAAAGGATGGAACTTCTTGTTTTGAGTACTTTGAGGTGGAGAATGCAAGCAGTTACCCCTTTCTCATTCTTAGACTACTTCCTTTACAAGATCAATGGTGATCAATTCCCACTTAATACATCCATTTTAAGATCAATCCAACTCATATTGGGCACAATTAAAG GAATTGAATTCTTGGAATTCAGGGCTTCAGAGGTTGCAGCAGCTGTGGCAATAATTGTTACAGGAGAGACCCAAACAATAGACATTGAGGCAGCAGCATCTGGTCTCATTCAACATGTAGAAAAG GAGAGAGTGCTTAAGTGTGTTAATCTGATCAGTGATTTATCACTAATTGGTGTATCTTTTAAAGATACCACTGCTTCAGTCCCATCTGTACCACAAAGCCCAATTGGGGTTTTGGATGCCGCATGCTTGAGCTATAAAAGCGATGGGTCATGTGCAAAATTTTCAGATAATAGTCCAGATTCTAAAAGGAGGAAGCTAAACAGAAACTTTGAAGTGGAGCTATAA